The region GAACAACCGGCAGAAAAGCGCTGCCAGCCACCGCATACGCCTGCTGTTTGGTGGGCGGGCTATCACAAAGGCGGAAATGTATACCTTAACCGTTTCGGGTAAAGATGTCATCATCAGGGCTAAAGATACAGGCGGTATGGTATACGGTATCCAGACACTGCTGCAGCTCTTCCCGCTGGAGCAGGTAGCCGAAGTGAGGATTCCTAACGTGGAGATAAAAGACTATCCGCGCTTTTCCTACAGGGGCATGCACCTGGACGTGGTACGGCATATGTTTCCGCTTGAGTTCATCAAAAAGTATATCGACTACCTTGCCTTCCATAAATTCAACACCTTCCACTGGCACCTGACCGACGACCAGGGGTGGCGCATCGAAATAGAGTCTTACCCCAAACTTAACACCATCGGTTCCTGGCGCGAGGCAACCCTGATTGGCCACTTTAAAGATGCGCCCGCCCGCTATGACTCGACCCGCTATGGCGGCTATTACACCAAGGAGGAGGTGCGCGAGGTAATTCGCTATGCAGCAGTCCGCGGGATCAGTATCATTCCTGAAATAGACATACCTGGCCATAGCCGGGCTACCATAGCGGCCTATCCGGAGTTTAGCACCCGCCCCGATACTACCTGGAATGTGGCGACCACCTGGGGCATGTACAACCGCCAGAACAACGTGCTGCAGCCAAACCCCGCTACCTTTAAGTTCCTGGAGACGGTTTTTCAAGAGGTGGCAGAGCTGTTTCCGGCCCCGTACTTCCACCTGGGTGGGGATGAGTGCAGCAAAATGTGGTGGAAAGCTGACCCGGTTTCGCAGCAGTTTATCCAAGACCACAACCTGAAAGATGAGAAGGGGCTGCAGACCTACTTTGTGGAGCAGGTGGCCGGATACCTCAACGCCAAAGGCAAGAAAGTAATTGGCTGGCACGAGATACTGGAAGGCGACCTGAACACCTCCACCCTGATCATGAACTGGGGAGGGGAGAAGGAAGGTATAGCCGCTGCTACGCGTGGGCACCAGGTGATCATGTCGCCGGGCAAGCCGCTGTACTTTGACCACTACCAGTCCAAAGACCCCAGCGACAGCCTGGCCATTCATGGTTACAATCCGGTAGATGCGGTATACGCTTTTGAGCCGGTGCCTGACACGCTGCGCAAACTCAACCTGGACCACTACATCATAGGCGCGCAAGGCAATGTATGGACCGAATACATGGGTAGCCCGGCCAAGGTGGAGTACATGATCTTCCCAAGAATGACGGCCCTGAGTGAGGTGCTCTGGTCCCCACGCCACAAGAGAGATTACCAGGACTTCAAAAGGAGGCTTGAACAAGCCATCATCCCGCGGTATGAGTATTGGGGAGCTGCCTATTTCCGTAATTTTGAGCAATGGACGGCGGAGAAGTAAAGAAGGGCGACACAAACTGTTTCTGAATCCGGGCAGCTTTGCTAGCGCA is a window of Pontibacter kalidii DNA encoding:
- a CDS encoding beta-N-acetylhexosaminidase, which encodes MQVNQKGRGHVTINREAQIVYDAQFADQAAYLEEMLAAQTGMRLALQPNNRQKSAASHRIRLLFGGRAITKAEMYTLTVSGKDVIIRAKDTGGMVYGIQTLLQLFPLEQVAEVRIPNVEIKDYPRFSYRGMHLDVVRHMFPLEFIKKYIDYLAFHKFNTFHWHLTDDQGWRIEIESYPKLNTIGSWREATLIGHFKDAPARYDSTRYGGYYTKEEVREVIRYAAVRGISIIPEIDIPGHSRATIAAYPEFSTRPDTTWNVATTWGMYNRQNNVLQPNPATFKFLETVFQEVAELFPAPYFHLGGDECSKMWWKADPVSQQFIQDHNLKDEKGLQTYFVEQVAGYLNAKGKKVIGWHEILEGDLNTSTLIMNWGGEKEGIAAATRGHQVIMSPGKPLYFDHYQSKDPSDSLAIHGYNPVDAVYAFEPVPDTLRKLNLDHYIIGAQGNVWTEYMGSPAKVEYMIFPRMTALSEVLWSPRHKRDYQDFKRRLEQAIIPRYEYWGAAYFRNFEQWTAEK